One Neosynechococcus sphagnicola sy1 DNA window includes the following coding sequences:
- a CDS encoding MBL fold metallo-hydrolase, with protein sequence MQIYRLSALQDNYIFLLHDPEQHIAAVVDPAVADPVLQQLLHLKANLVAIFNTHHHSDHVGGNLRLRQQFPQLVVYGGVEDRGRIPGQQVFLQAGDRVQFADREAEVLFIPGHTRAHIAYYFPPRNNLWNWRIILWRYLVCRGLWAII encoded by the coding sequence ATTTATCGCCTCTCAGCTTTACAGGACAACTATATTTTCTTGCTCCATGACCCAGAGCAGCACATAGCAGCGGTGGTTGACCCTGCGGTCGCCGATCCTGTTTTACAGCAACTCCTTCACCTCAAAGCCAATCTGGTTGCCATCTTCAACACTCACCACCACTCCGATCATGTGGGCGGCAATCTGCGGCTGAGGCAGCAGTTTCCCCAGCTAGTAGTTTATGGCGGTGTTGAAGATCGGGGACGGATTCCAGGGCAACAGGTTTTTCTCCAAGCCGGCGATCGGGTTCAGTTTGCCGATCGGGAGGCTGAAGTACTGTTTATTCCAGGACATACCCGCGCCCATATTGCCTATTACTTTCCCCCCCGCAACAACCTATGGAACTGGAGAATTATTCTGTGGCGATACCTTGTTTGCAGGGGGCTGTGGGCGATTATTTGA
- a CDS encoding hydroxyacylglutathione hydrolase C-terminal domain-containing protein → MMTSLSQIRALPDQTRIWCAHEYTLNNLKFALTVDGNNLDLQTRWAQTQQLRDRGEATIPSSLGVEKQTNPFLRWDQSALQQITKSHDPIQTFARLRGMKDRF, encoded by the coding sequence ATGATGACATCCTTGAGTCAAATTCGGGCGTTGCCAGATCAGACCCGAATTTGGTGCGCCCACGAGTACACCTTAAATAACCTCAAGTTTGCCCTCACCGTGGATGGTAATAACCTGGATCTCCAGACTCGATGGGCACAAACGCAACAGCTACGCGATCGCGGAGAAGCGACGATTCCCTCCAGCTTAGGGGTGGAGAAGCAGACCAACCCATTTCTGCGCTGGGATCAATCTGCCTTACAACAGATCACGAAAAGCCATGATCCGATTCAGACCTTTGCTCGATTGCGGGGCATGAAGGATCGATTTTAG
- a CDS encoding nitroreductase family protein: MNLGSQPRNLIEHPLDVPTAIAQRRAIKSFKPDPLEPELLKQLLELTISAPSSYNLQDWRIILVQDETQKAGLSAAAWGQTQILQAPVTFVFAADAAAWRKDLTPIYQQGRATGAWTETTVDYFKTAIPQFYTTLAEQSREYAIKDAMIAATHLVLAAESLGLSTCFMNGWVEAKVKEVIGATADLDLAIAVLVPVGYAAEARHNPGRLPLAANVCVDRVGTPYEA; the protein is encoded by the coding sequence ATGAACTTAGGATCACAGCCTCGTAACTTGATCGAACACCCCCTAGATGTCCCCACCGCGATCGCCCAGCGGCGAGCGATTAAAAGCTTCAAGCCAGATCCCCTAGAGCCAGAATTACTGAAGCAGCTGTTGGAATTGACGATCTCGGCACCCAGTAGCTATAACCTTCAGGACTGGCGGATTATTCTCGTGCAAGACGAGACACAGAAGGCCGGTCTGTCAGCCGCCGCCTGGGGACAGACGCAAATTTTACAAGCGCCAGTTACTTTTGTCTTTGCTGCCGATGCAGCGGCTTGGCGCAAAGACCTGACCCCGATTTATCAGCAAGGTCGAGCAACGGGGGCTTGGACGGAGACCACCGTGGACTATTTTAAAACAGCCATTCCCCAGTTTTATACAACCCTGGCCGAGCAATCGCGGGAGTATGCGATCAAAGATGCCATGATTGCCGCCACCCATTTGGTTCTTGCAGCTGAAAGTCTGGGGCTCTCGACCTGCTTTATGAATGGCTGGGTAGAAGCTAAGGTCAAAGAGGTGATTGGAGCCACCGCAGATCTCGACCTAGCAATCGCAGTACTGGTGCCGGTTGGCTATGCCGCCGAGGCTCGCCACAATCCAGGTCGGTTGCCCCTGGCAGCGAATGTCTGTGTCGATCGGGTGGGGACTCCCTACGAAGCCTAA